DNA sequence from the Halorussus limi genome:
GGATGGACCACTCGAAGGCCGAGCACGAGATAGACAAACTGAAACAGAAGGGCGAGGTGTACGAACCCTCGACCGACCACCTGCGGACGACCTGAGATGGACCGCATCTCCGCGCTCCGGAACGTCGAGGACGCGCTGGCCGACTTCGAGTCGGGGGAGGCCGACCTCCGCGCGACCGAGCGACGCGTCGTGAACGTGCTCCGGACCTACGCGACCGAGTTCGAGGACGAGGACCTGTCCGTCTACCGCGCCGAGGGCACCGAACCGGCAGAGGGCGTCGTGGTCGCCGCCGAGTCGGAGTCGCAGGCCCGCGAGCGCGTGGCCGAGCGACTCGATTCCGACGACTCGGCGTTCGAGCTACGCGAACTGAGCTGACAGGTAACGGGTTAGACAGTTCAGAAGGGAAAATAAATAAGCGAGGTTCCCGTAGGAGTATTCGTTCGGACGTATCACCGATTAGTCGAACCAGTACG
Encoded proteins:
- a CDS encoding DUF7854 family protein — encoded protein: MDRISALRNVEDALADFESGEADLRATERRVVNVLRTYATEFEDEDLSVYRAEGTEPAEGVVVAAESESQARERVAERLDSDDSAFELRELS